In the Mauremys mutica isolate MM-2020 ecotype Southern chromosome 13, ASM2049712v1, whole genome shotgun sequence genome, one interval contains:
- the LOC123348588 gene encoding H/ACA ribonucleoprotein complex subunit 3, which produces MFLQYYLNAQGDRVYTLKKVDPSGQLTCSAHPARFSPDDKYSRHRITIKKRFGVLMTQQPQAIL; this is translated from the exons ATGTTCCTGCAGTATTATCTCAACGCGCAGGGTGACAGGGTCTACACCCTCAAg AAAGTGGACCCCTCTGGCCAGCTGACTTGCTCTGCACACCCTGCCCGCTTCTCACCGGATGACAAGTACTCCCGCCACCGCATCACCATCAAGAAACGCTTCGGCGTCCTGATGACCCAACAGCCGCAGGCCATCCTGTGA